Below is a genomic region from Salmo trutta chromosome 19, fSalTru1.1, whole genome shotgun sequence.
TATAGTTGCGTTAAACTGTCTCTCCCACAATTGCATTTTGAGCAATGTCAAATGCTTATGCCTCTCATAATGCATCTCTCCCTCCATGCGCAGTGGGGAGAGGGAGTGGCTCGCTCACAGCAGCAGACAGCAAAACAGGGACATGCAGATACATTCATAGCAGGAATCAGCAATGCATAGGCTATTCCTCAACTCAaaattagaaaggtgttcctgaTGTTTGGTATATTCTGTGTATATAAATATTTCCATCTTGACTCCACCCATTTTTAGCGTCTTCTAAGGAGAACTTCTCTAGGTTTACAAAAAGAGAAAAGCCTGGCCACATGAGGCTGTCCTACCTGGTGCAGTGGATGGCCCATAGGTCTCCATAAGCTTCTGCTGGGTCAGCTGTTTTTTATGCTTCTTGCCTTCGTAGTGCTGCTTGGCCATGAGGGGGTTGTTGAACGAGGCATGGCAGATGGAACAGAAGTTGCCCTGGTCGTCCTCGGCCGGGCCTGACGATGCCACGTTGCTAGCCTCCTCTGACTGagcctccttcttcttcttcttctttttcacTACTGGGGCCACAGCCTGAGGTAGTGCTACTGGGGAGGTAGGAGGCAGGATATGACACGTTCGTCAGACAGGAAGAGGGAGTTATATTTTTACACGTTTGACAAATACAGGTATGCGACAGAGGAATAACACAGAATGAGGAGAAAAAGAAAATGAGTGCAGATGGGGTGGAAAATTTAAAACAGGCTTTTCTCATATATGGCCATAAGTGTAGATGGCCCATTACCTGGGGGCTGGTTGCCAAAGGTCTTCAGTCTCAGGTTCTTGGTGTGTACCTTGCCCTGGTAGTGGGACTCAGCCACCACCGGAGAGGAGAATGTCATGTTACATATATGACAGGCTTTGGAGCGGTCCGTCTCGCCATTACTGCTGGTCTGGAGATGGAGCGGGGGAAGAATACAGCAAAGTACAACAGAGGACACAAAAAAGTTAAGGGCGCTCTATCCATGAACGCAGTCTATTTATACTGGGCAGAGCAGGGCTGGATAAAACCTTTTCTAGCTGGTCCcatgtgactcagttggtagagcatggcgcttgcaacgacagggttgtgggtttgattctcatGGGGAACCAGTAGGAAAAtgaatgcactcactactgtaagtggctctggataagagtgtctgctcaatgacaaaaaatacaacaaaaaatctaaatgtcTAGCTGAGAAATAAACTTACACTGTCTCCCGAAGGCGTCTTGAACCTTTTGATGGTGGGCTCCTCTTCTTTGTGGATGCTCATGTAGCGTCTCACTTTGTTGCCATGCTTTTTGCTCTGAAAAGAATGACAAAATGAATGAAAACATCAGATGCTGCTCTGTATAGTGGTCAAGAAGATGACCATAAATAAATATCAAACTCAAGTGGGATCACCGACCTGATAATGTGCAAGTTTCTGGGAGTCAGAATTCAGGACAGCACTGCAGACTTTGCACAGGGCATCAGAAAACAGGTCACCATTCTCCTTTATCATTTTGTTTACTGAAAAATAATGTCAGAATTGATTTAAAAAAGAAGACATTAAAAGATCTGtatatatatccatccatccGTGGGATCACGATGATGCTCTTCAGCCTTTGATGAAGTGCTCACAGCTAAgttaaaaggcccagtgcagtcaaaaaagtGATTTCTCTGTTTTATACATTTCACACGGAGGTTGGAATAATAACTGAAAATGATAATGCACTTTAAgtgaaagagctgtttgaaaagaccacctgacatttctgcctgttttggtaggagggagttttggccttccatggtgacatcaccatgtagTAAATTACCCAAACCGGCCACGCGCCAACTGATTTcgtcccccccacaccaaacctgatcacg
It encodes:
- the LOC115154283 gene encoding zinc finger protein 346-like isoform X2, yielding MALEEPNGDFPYLPSGAAEVNKMIKENGDLFSDALCKVCSAVLNSDSQKLAHYQSKKHGNKVRRYMSIHKEEEPTIKRFKTPSGDSTSSNGETDRSKACHICNMTFSSPVVAESHYQGKVHTKNLRLKTFGNQPPALPQAVAPVVKKKKKKKEAQSEEASNVASSGPAEDDQGNFCSICHASFNNPLMAKQHYEGKKHKKQLTQQKLMETYGPSTAPASTVKGYPCTVCNIELNSVEQYQAHISGSKHKNHVRGKKVSSPMFISPSENKYTAENQQSEYQYTPEAEPVQEDWGAFSQDYE
- the LOC115154283 gene encoding zinc finger protein 346-like isoform X1: MALEEPNGDFPYLPSGAAEVNKMIKENGDLFSDALCKVCSAVLNSDSQKLAHYQSKKHGNKVRRYMSIHKEEEPTIKRFKTPSGDSTSSNGETDRSKACHICNMTFSSPVVAESHYQGKVHTKNLRLKTFGNQPPVALPQAVAPVVKKKKKKKEAQSEEASNVASSGPAEDDQGNFCSICHASFNNPLMAKQHYEGKKHKKQLTQQKLMETYGPSTAPASTVKGYPCTVCNIELNSVEQYQAHISGSKHKNHVRGKKVSSPMFISPSENKYTAENQQSEYQYTPEAEPVQEDWGAFSQDYE